A single region of the Roseivivax sp. THAF197b genome encodes:
- a CDS encoding DMT family transporter: MQPASTPVPEITGKSFAMIALLGLIWGATFLVIELALEGITPAWLAAYRIGFASLLTAAIWQALGGRLFLTEARPWPILGIVGVFNSALPFLLLSWGQVRVTSGFAGVSMAAVALIVLPLAHIFLPGERMTLRRTLGFLTGFVGVVILIGPSAFAATGDPLEPLGRLACLGAAGCYASASVIMRRLPPMDPIGLAAVPLLAGCAAIIPFAWVVEGPPPLPQGETLFWLALLGLVPTAGANLLRVLVIRTAGPVFMSLVNYQVPVWSVCLGIVFLNEPAGLSLVVALVLILSGVFVSQWGKLSRLFRAAR; this comes from the coding sequence ATGCAACCGGCATCGACGCCCGTGCCCGAAATCACGGGCAAATCCTTTGCGATGATCGCCCTGCTGGGTCTGATCTGGGGTGCTACGTTCCTCGTGATCGAGCTCGCACTGGAAGGGATTACGCCCGCCTGGCTCGCGGCCTACCGGATCGGCTTCGCGTCGCTCCTGACCGCAGCTATATGGCAGGCTCTCGGCGGCCGTCTGTTCCTGACAGAAGCACGGCCCTGGCCGATCCTCGGCATCGTTGGCGTGTTCAACTCCGCCCTGCCCTTCTTGCTTCTTTCCTGGGGACAAGTGCGCGTGACCTCCGGTTTTGCCGGGGTGTCCATGGCAGCGGTGGCCCTGATCGTGCTGCCGCTCGCGCATATCTTCCTGCCCGGCGAACGCATGACGCTCCGCCGGACGCTCGGGTTCCTGACGGGGTTCGTCGGCGTCGTCATCCTGATCGGCCCCTCCGCCTTCGCGGCAACGGGCGACCCGCTGGAGCCCCTGGGCCGTCTTGCCTGCCTCGGTGCGGCGGGCTGCTACGCCTCAGCCTCGGTGATAATGCGCCGATTGCCGCCGATGGATCCGATCGGCTTGGCGGCGGTGCCGCTTCTGGCGGGTTGCGCGGCGATCATTCCCTTTGCCTGGGTCGTCGAAGGCCCGCCGCCGCTTCCGCAGGGTGAGACGCTGTTCTGGCTGGCGCTACTGGGTCTGGTGCCCACGGCGGGGGCCAATCTGCTGCGTGTGCTGGTCATTCGTACGGCAGGCCCCGTCTTCATGAGCCTCGTGAATTACCAGGTGCCGGTCTGGTCGGTCTGCCTTGGCATCGTGTTCCTGAACGAGCCTGCGGGCCTCTCGCTGGTGGTCGCATTGGTCCTGATCCTGTCAGGCGTCTTCGTGAGCCAATGGGGCAAGCTTTCCCGTCTGTTCCGCGCCGCCCGCTAG
- a CDS encoding serine protease: MTRSVLMAGSALWLLAGAAAAQEAHFIQIEAHPALAVAENRARAFATQLPDVNGFSLGAGWYGIALGPYDEEEANRLRLQLRREGRIPSDSYVEEAEEYAQRFFPVGAGAIRQPAPSDPAEEATPEAEEVVAEVAPQPEPDETVSQARRSEARLSRDERARLQVALQWAGFYQGRIDAAFGRGTRGSMAGWQEANGFAVTGVLTTRQRAELLRQYNAVLDGLEITRVSDRRAGIEMEMPLGVVDYARVEAPFVHYDATGDLAARVLLISQPGDAQTLAGLYEIMQTLEIVPLNGDRERRRDSFTLTGENARIVSHTEARLENGAIKGFTLIWPAGDEERRTRLLALMRDSFTPLDGVVLDPASLSGDAQAIDLVSGLQVRQPKVVASGFFVDPRGRVLTSAAAVEECGRITLDETTEAEVVAVSDGVALLAPSTPLAPREVAVFRADTPRLQSEVAVAGFSYGGVLGAPTLNFGRLADLKGLNGEPGMARLEVAANPGDAGGPVFDGGGSVVGMLVSAEADGQQLPDGVSFATASERLIAMSADAGVQIATGQGDAFMAPEDLTEVARAMTVLVSCWE; encoded by the coding sequence ATGACACGCTCCGTTCTGATGGCAGGCAGTGCGCTTTGGCTTCTCGCCGGTGCTGCCGCGGCTCAAGAGGCCCATTTCATTCAGATCGAGGCGCATCCAGCCCTCGCTGTGGCCGAGAACCGGGCGCGCGCCTTTGCCACGCAATTGCCCGATGTGAACGGCTTTTCGCTGGGGGCGGGCTGGTACGGTATCGCGCTTGGTCCTTACGACGAGGAGGAGGCGAACCGCCTGCGGCTGCAATTGCGCCGCGAAGGTCGGATCCCGTCGGACAGCTATGTCGAGGAGGCGGAGGAATACGCGCAGCGCTTCTTCCCCGTGGGCGCTGGCGCGATCCGTCAGCCCGCGCCGTCGGATCCCGCCGAGGAGGCCACGCCAGAGGCCGAGGAGGTGGTCGCCGAAGTTGCCCCTCAGCCCGAACCCGACGAGACCGTGTCCCAAGCCCGCCGGTCGGAGGCACGCCTCTCGCGCGATGAGCGCGCGCGCCTTCAGGTCGCCCTGCAATGGGCAGGCTTCTACCAGGGCCGGATCGACGCCGCCTTCGGCCGCGGCACCCGCGGCTCCATGGCGGGCTGGCAGGAGGCCAATGGCTTCGCGGTCACGGGCGTGCTGACCACCCGCCAGCGTGCGGAGCTTCTGCGCCAGTACAATGCCGTGCTCGACGGGTTGGAGATCACCCGCGTCTCCGACCGGCGCGCCGGGATCGAGATGGAGATGCCGCTCGGCGTCGTGGATTACGCCCGTGTCGAGGCGCCGTTCGTGCATTATGACGCCACCGGCGATCTGGCCGCGCGCGTGCTTCTGATCTCGCAGCCGGGCGACGCTCAGACCCTGGCCGGGCTCTACGAGATCATGCAGACGCTGGAAATCGTGCCCCTGAACGGGGATCGCGAACGCCGCCGCGACAGCTTCACCCTGACCGGAGAGAATGCCCGCATCGTCAGCCACACGGAAGCGCGCCTCGAGAACGGCGCGATCAAGGGCTTCACCCTGATCTGGCCCGCAGGCGACGAGGAGCGGCGCACGCGCCTTCTGGCGCTCATGCGCGACAGCTTCACGCCGCTTGACGGTGTCGTTCTGGACCCCGCCAGCCTTTCGGGCGACGCGCAGGCGATCGATCTGGTCTCGGGCCTGCAGGTGCGCCAGCCCAAGGTCGTGGCATCGGGCTTTTTCGTCGATCCGCGGGGGCGGGTGCTGACCTCCGCCGCGGCGGTTGAGGAATGCGGCCGCATCACCCTCGACGAGACCACCGAGGCCGAGGTCGTGGCCGTCTCCGATGGGGTTGCGCTCTTGGCGCCCTCGACGCCGCTTGCGCCGCGCGAAGTGGCGGTTTTCCGGGCCGACACCCCGCGCCTGCAATCCGAAGTGGCCGTGGCGGGCTTCTCCTATGGCGGCGTGCTGGGCGCGCCGACGCTGAATTTCGGCCGTCTTGCGGACCTTAAGGGCCTCAACGGCGAGCCGGGCATGGCGCGCCTCGAAGTGGCGGCCAATCCCGGGGATGCGGGCGGGCCGGTCTTCGATGGCGGCGGGTCGGTCGTGGGCATGTTGGTCTCCGCCGAAGCGGACGGTCAGCAATTGCCGGACGGGGTGAGTTTCGCCACCGCCTCCGAACGTCTGATCGCGATGTCCGCGGATGCCGGCGTGCAGATCGCCACCGGGCAGGGCGATGCCTTCATGGCGCCCGAAGACCTGACGGAGGTGGCGCGGGCGATGACGGTGCTGGTCAGCTGCTGGGAGTGA
- a CDS encoding glycine--tRNA ligase subunit alpha, translated as MDAVDTPKSFQEIILRLQAYWASKGCAVLQPYDMEVGAGTFHPATTLRALGSQPWAAAYVQPSRRPTDGRYGENPNRLQHYYQYQVIIKPSPPDLQALYLGSLEAIGIDLALHDVRFVEDDWESPTLGAWGLGWEVWCDGMEVSQFTYFQQVGGHDCAPVSGELTYGLERLAMYVLGIDHVMDMPFNDPASPIPLSYGDIFRQTEEEYSRHNFDHATTEMLLRHFEDAEAECARLLEAPEEDPKMHRRIVMAHPAYDQCIKASHLFNLLDARGVISVTERQAYIGRVRALAKMCADAFVTTPAATGQAA; from the coding sequence ATGGACGCAGTCGACACACCGAAAAGCTTCCAGGAGATCATTTTGCGGCTTCAGGCCTACTGGGCCTCGAAGGGCTGCGCGGTCCTGCAGCCTTACGACATGGAAGTGGGTGCGGGCACGTTCCATCCCGCGACGACGCTGCGCGCGCTGGGCAGCCAGCCCTGGGCCGCGGCCTATGTGCAGCCCTCGCGCCGCCCGACCGATGGCCGCTACGGCGAGAACCCGAACCGGCTTCAGCATTACTACCAGTACCAGGTCATCATCAAACCCTCCCCGCCCGATCTGCAGGCGCTTTATCTGGGATCGCTCGAGGCCATCGGGATCGACCTCGCCCTGCACGACGTGCGCTTTGTCGAGGACGATTGGGAAAGTCCGACGCTGGGCGCCTGGGGGCTTGGCTGGGAGGTCTGGTGTGACGGCATGGAAGTCAGTCAGTTCACCTATTTCCAGCAGGTCGGCGGGCATGATTGCGCGCCGGTCTCGGGCGAGCTGACCTACGGGCTCGAACGGCTGGCCATGTACGTGCTGGGCATCGATCACGTGATGGACATGCCCTTCAACGATCCTGCCTCGCCCATCCCGCTGAGCTATGGCGACATCTTCCGCCAGACGGAGGAAGAATACAGCCGCCACAATTTCGATCATGCCACGACCGAGATGCTTTTGCGCCATTTCGAGGATGCGGAGGCCGAATGCGCGCGCCTGCTGGAGGCGCCCGAGGAAGACCCGAAGATGCACCGCCGCATCGTCATGGCCCATCCCGCCTATGACCAGTGCATCAAGGCCAGCCACCTCTTCAACCTTCTGGATGCGCGCGGCGTCATCTCCGTCACCGAGCGGCAGGCCTATATCGGCCGGGTGCGCGCGCTCGCCAAGATGTGCGCCGATGCCTTCGTGACCACCCCCGCCGCGACGGGACAGGCGGCATGA
- a CDS encoding DUF6446 family protein, which produces MTGKVLVILILVSALIGGAAMYYLQVYAYYEEVAPETEITLLGPDDAPVTLPVSGYEGIDADSSPIRFRACFDTDARPETVTAQPYPGAAPRNAPFWFDCFDAEAIAAEMEAGTAQVFTMARNIEFGVDRVVALTEDGRGYVWQEINECGDKAYDGTPLGDDCPARD; this is translated from the coding sequence ATGACCGGCAAGGTCCTTGTCATCCTGATCCTGGTCTCGGCGTTAATCGGCGGCGCCGCGATGTATTACCTGCAGGTCTACGCCTATTACGAGGAGGTCGCGCCCGAGACCGAGATCACCCTTCTCGGCCCCGACGACGCGCCCGTCACCCTGCCCGTCAGCGGCTATGAGGGGATCGACGCGGACAGCTCCCCCATCCGCTTCCGCGCCTGTTTCGACACCGACGCGCGCCCCGAGACCGTGACCGCCCAACCCTATCCGGGCGCGGCACCGCGCAACGCGCCGTTCTGGTTCGATTGCTTCGACGCCGAGGCCATCGCCGCCGAGATGGAGGCAGGCACCGCGCAGGTCTTCACCATGGCCCGCAATATCGAGTTCGGCGTGGATCGCGTCGTCGCCCTCACCGAAGACGGGCGCGGCTATGTCTGGCAGGAGATCAACGAATGCGGCGACAAGGCCTATGACGGCACGCCGCTCGGGGATGATTGTCCGGCCCGCGACTGA
- a CDS encoding DUF1206 domain-containing protein: MQTSKAPAWVVPVMRLGYSARAATYSIVGALALSAAIWGGVAEGTEGAIGSLQGAPFGIVLIWIVALGLFCYSVWRFVAAALDLERRGDDASGLFARGGLLVTGALHAFLGASALDLVPESDEAGGSWTQDVLALPFGRWLLLALAIAVFGAGLYYIYKGWTEAYKKHIRVTPLTERLKPVLRIGIVSEGVLIGVIGGLLALSALTYDADNSGSMGDALREIGAAPYGRVLLGFAGLGLLAFAVENVIEARFRVLPARDGPDVETLASRAMQKAKAQT, from the coding sequence ATGCAGACCTCCAAAGCCCCGGCCTGGGTCGTTCCGGTCATGCGACTTGGCTATTCCGCCCGCGCGGCCACCTATTCCATCGTCGGCGCATTGGCGCTCAGCGCCGCCATCTGGGGCGGTGTCGCGGAAGGCACGGAAGGAGCCATTGGCTCGCTGCAAGGCGCGCCCTTTGGCATCGTGCTGATCTGGATCGTGGCGCTTGGACTGTTTTGCTATTCCGTGTGGCGTTTCGTGGCCGCAGCCCTCGATCTGGAACGCAGGGGCGACGATGCCTCGGGCCTCTTCGCCCGCGGCGGCCTGCTGGTCACCGGCGCCTTGCATGCATTCCTGGGCGCCTCTGCGCTGGACCTTGTTCCCGAAAGCGACGAGGCGGGTGGTAGCTGGACACAGGATGTCCTGGCCCTGCCCTTCGGGCGCTGGTTGCTTCTCGCGTTGGCCATCGCCGTCTTCGGTGCAGGCCTTTACTACATCTACAAGGGCTGGACGGAGGCCTACAAGAAGCACATCCGCGTCACGCCGCTGACTGAGCGGCTGAAACCCGTGCTGCGCATCGGCATTGTCTCGGAAGGCGTGCTGATCGGTGTCATTGGCGGGCTTCTCGCCCTGTCCGCGCTGACCTATGACGCGGATAATTCGGGCAGCATGGGCGATGCGCTGCGCGAGATCGGTGCGGCGCCCTACGGCCGCGTGCTTCTGGGGTTTGCGGGCCTGGGCCTTCTGGCCTTCGCGGTCGAAAACGTGATCGAGGCGCGCTTCCGCGTCCTTCCCGCCCGCGACGGCCCGGACGTGGAAACCCTGGCGAGCCGCGCGATGCAAAAGGCCAAGGCCCAGACATGA
- the glyS gene encoding glycine--tRNA ligase subunit beta, which produces MPDLLIELFSEEIPARMQARAAEDLKKRVTDGLVEAGLTYAHAGAFATPRRLTLTLEGLLARSPDMREERKGPKVDAPEKAIEGFCRGAGVAREDLEERDDKKGRVFFAVIQKPGRPAAEIVAEVLEDTIRNFPWPKSMRWGAGSLRWVRPLHRILCILTDDAGEAEVVPLEVDGIRAGDVTEGHRFMAPEPFSVSSFEDYAAKLKRAKVVLDASERAETIWNDATNAAFAAGMEVVEDKGLLAEVAGLVEWPVVLMGEIDAAFLELPPEVLQTSMKEHQKFFSVKNPKTGRIERFVTVANRETADHGRTILAGNQKVLAARLADAKFFWENDLRIAKNAKMQPWLDQLENVTFHNKLGSQKARIDRIAALAREIAPKVGADADLAEQAARVAKADLSSEMVYEFPELQGLMGRYYSDAAGLPPEVAAACEDHYSPLGPSDDVPTAPVSVAVALADKLDTLAGFWAIDEKPTGSKDPYALRRAALGVIRLLVVNDVRLSLEGFIGAQIVQSKISENGHDMEAEHIAHLQSLVSEIARHGVFGNAIAAIRESLHADAHAKVEKSVAEVPEKSEDLLSFIHDRLKVYLRDHGIRHDVIDACLAMEGADDITLLVKRARALQDVLATADGENLVQGFKRANNILSQAEEKDGVEYSFGANPKLAETDEERTLFDALEAADAKIRPAMQAEDFPAAMAAMAGIRPALDAFFEEVQVNTDNQIVRRNRLNMLSQIRTTCLQVADLTRLDG; this is translated from the coding sequence ATGCCTGATCTTCTGATCGAACTCTTCTCCGAGGAAATTCCCGCCCGCATGCAGGCGCGCGCGGCGGAAGACTTGAAAAAGCGCGTGACGGACGGACTCGTCGAGGCCGGTCTGACCTATGCCCATGCGGGGGCCTTCGCGACGCCGCGGCGGCTGACCCTGACGCTCGAAGGTCTGCTCGCCCGCTCCCCGGACATGCGCGAGGAACGCAAAGGCCCCAAGGTCGATGCGCCGGAGAAAGCCATCGAAGGCTTCTGCCGCGGCGCGGGGGTCGCGCGCGAAGACCTCGAGGAGCGTGACGACAAGAAAGGTCGCGTCTTCTTTGCGGTAATCCAGAAACCGGGCCGCCCGGCCGCTGAGATCGTGGCCGAGGTTCTGGAAGACACGATCCGCAATTTCCCCTGGCCGAAATCCATGCGCTGGGGCGCGGGATCGCTGCGCTGGGTTCGGCCGCTGCACCGCATCCTGTGCATCCTCACGGACGATGCGGGCGAGGCCGAGGTGGTGCCGCTGGAGGTGGATGGGATCCGCGCGGGCGATGTGACCGAGGGTCACCGCTTCATGGCGCCGGAGCCGTTTTCTGTAAGTTCCTTCGAGGATTACGCGGCGAAGCTCAAGCGCGCCAAGGTGGTGCTGGATGCGAGCGAACGGGCCGAGACGATCTGGAACGACGCCACCAATGCGGCCTTTGCGGCGGGCATGGAGGTCGTGGAGGACAAGGGGCTTCTGGCCGAGGTCGCGGGCCTTGTCGAATGGCCCGTTGTGCTGATGGGCGAGATCGACGCCGCCTTCCTCGAATTGCCGCCCGAAGTGCTGCAAACCTCGATGAAGGAGCACCAGAAGTTCTTCTCCGTGAAGAACCCCAAGACCGGCCGGATCGAACGTTTCGTGACCGTCGCCAACCGCGAGACCGCCGATCACGGGCGCACGATCCTTGCGGGCAATCAGAAGGTTCTGGCCGCGCGCCTCGCGGATGCGAAGTTTTTCTGGGAGAACGATCTGCGCATCGCGAAAAATGCCAAGATGCAGCCCTGGCTCGACCAGTTGGAGAACGTGACCTTCCACAACAAGCTGGGCAGCCAGAAGGCGCGGATCGACCGGATCGCGGCACTCGCCCGCGAGATCGCGCCCAAGGTCGGTGCGGATGCGGATCTGGCCGAGCAGGCCGCGCGCGTGGCCAAGGCGGATCTGTCCTCGGAGATGGTCTATGAATTCCCGGAACTTCAAGGGCTTATGGGGCGGTATTACAGTGACGCCGCAGGTCTGCCCCCCGAGGTCGCAGCGGCCTGCGAAGACCACTATTCCCCCCTCGGGCCGTCCGATGATGTGCCGACAGCGCCTGTTTCGGTTGCCGTGGCGCTGGCCGACAAGTTGGATACTCTCGCAGGGTTCTGGGCCATCGACGAAAAGCCAACCGGCTCGAAAGACCCCTATGCGCTGCGCCGTGCGGCGCTTGGTGTGATCCGGCTTCTCGTCGTCAACGATGTCCGTCTTTCACTGGAAGGCTTTATCGGCGCGCAGATCGTGCAGTCGAAGATCTCCGAAAACGGCCATGACATGGAAGCGGAGCACATCGCGCATCTGCAAAGCCTCGTCTCCGAGATTGCCCGCCACGGCGTATTCGGCAATGCCATCGCCGCGATCCGCGAAAGCCTGCACGCCGACGCCCATGCGAAAGTGGAAAAGAGCGTCGCGGAAGTGCCTGAAAAGTCGGAAGATCTCCTTTCCTTCATCCATGATCGCCTGAAGGTCTACCTGCGCGATCACGGCATCCGGCACGACGTCATCGACGCCTGCCTTGCCATGGAGGGCGCCGACGACATCACGCTTCTGGTCAAGCGCGCCCGCGCGCTGCAGGACGTGCTGGCAACGGCGGATGGTGAGAACCTCGTTCAGGGCTTCAAGCGCGCCAACAACATCCTCAGCCAGGCCGAGGAGAAGGATGGGGTCGAGTACAGTTTCGGGGCCAACCCGAAACTGGCCGAGACGGACGAAGAACGCACGCTGTTCGATGCGCTCGAAGCCGCGGATGCCAAGATCCGCCCCGCCATGCAGGCCGAGGATTTCCCGGCAGCCATGGCCGCGATGGCCGGAATCCGCCCCGCGCTCGATGCCTTCTTCGAGGAAGTGCAGGTCAATACCGACAACCAGATCGTTCGGCGCAACCGGCTGAACATGCTGAGCCAGATCCGCACGACCTGTCTGCAGGTGGCCGATCTGACCCGGCTCGACGGATAA
- the ppdK gene encoding pyruvate, phosphate dikinase: MQKYLNEVSFKLDRHITLITPTAPILPATHGGRAKCLQRLVRLKLPVPRTVALSFDTVKAIALGRIPDTALLLSVFDDDALVCVRPSSEDPDWGGPTTMLNIGMNDAACARLSATLGEEAARALYRRWVQTYAVHVARLDPDAFDEIDASAADALEQALRAYEDEAEEPFPQDPATQLSEVLRSMARSWESVSARLLRQAKGAPVDAGLGLAVQEMALGLGRGESGSGVLQLVDPETGLKQVTGRYLSQSQGRDALSAGEKAIYLTTDPRGPSLQDRMPEAFAELIEHAALMRQRLRAEMQVEFTIENGKLYILDGVVVPASNAAAIRIAVRLSEDGIITPQEAVMRVKPAMLSALLHPQVDPSATRDLIGTGIAASPGAATGRIVFSAAAAQASAAREEPCILVRRETAPEDVRGMHAAVAVLTERGGMTSHAAVIGRGMGRPCVVGASKLRFHLQRKQIVAEDGRIFREGDIVTVDGTAGEVLAGAPKMQAARLDDAFRTLLKWADEERDLRIRVNADTVADAETARAFAAGGIGLCRTEHMFFEPGRLTVMQEMIFAATPEDRRAALAQLLPIQRADFTELFSIMSGKPVCIRLFDPPLHEFLPTDRAGLRDLAEALNLPVSDVTRRVESMGEYNPMLGLRGVRLGITVPEIYDMQARAIFEATLDASREGDDPVVPEIMIPLVSARREMEIVRARIEQVASAVRTERGRDFTYRLGVMVETPRACLIAGEIAPHVDFLSFGTNDLTQMTYGLSRDDAGRFMNDYVQQRVFEEDPFHRLDRQGVGELLRIGLERARAANPDVIISICGEHGGNPESIHFCRTLGMDYASCSPFRVPVARLAAAQAAIQDKIERS, translated from the coding sequence GTGCAGAAATACCTCAACGAAGTGTCGTTCAAGCTCGACCGGCACATCACGCTGATCACACCCACCGCCCCTATCCTGCCCGCAACACATGGCGGGCGGGCCAAGTGCCTGCAGCGGCTGGTGCGGCTGAAACTGCCGGTGCCGCGCACGGTGGCGCTTTCTTTCGACACGGTGAAGGCGATCGCGCTGGGGCGCATCCCCGATACAGCCTTGCTGCTGTCCGTCTTCGATGACGATGCGCTTGTCTGCGTCCGCCCCTCCTCGGAAGACCCCGATTGGGGCGGGCCCACGACCATGCTGAATATCGGCATGAACGACGCCGCTTGCGCGCGCCTCTCGGCGACCTTGGGCGAAGAGGCGGCCCGCGCGCTCTACCGGCGCTGGGTGCAGACCTATGCGGTGCACGTCGCGCGGCTCGATCCCGATGCCTTCGACGAGATCGATGCCAGCGCCGCGGATGCACTGGAACAGGCCCTGCGCGCCTATGAGGACGAGGCCGAAGAGCCTTTCCCGCAGGATCCGGCGACGCAATTGTCCGAAGTCCTGCGCTCCATGGCACGCAGTTGGGAAAGCGTCTCGGCGCGGCTGCTGCGTCAGGCCAAGGGCGCGCCCGTCGATGCCGGGCTGGGCCTGGCCGTGCAGGAAATGGCGCTTGGCCTCGGGCGCGGCGAAAGCGGCTCGGGCGTGCTGCAGCTCGTCGATCCCGAAACCGGGCTGAAACAGGTCACGGGGCGCTATCTCAGTCAGAGCCAGGGGCGCGACGCGCTCTCGGCGGGGGAAAAGGCGATCTACCTGACCACCGATCCGCGCGGGCCCTCGCTACAGGACCGCATGCCCGAGGCCTTCGCCGAACTGATCGAGCATGCGGCCCTGATGCGGCAACGCCTGCGCGCCGAGATGCAGGTCGAATTCACCATCGAGAACGGCAAGCTCTACATCCTCGACGGTGTCGTGGTCCCGGCCAGCAACGCGGCGGCGATCCGGATCGCGGTTCGGCTGTCCGAAGACGGTATCATCACGCCGCAGGAAGCGGTGATGCGGGTCAAACCGGCCATGCTGTCGGCGCTCCTGCACCCTCAGGTCGATCCCTCGGCGACGCGTGACCTGATCGGCACCGGCATCGCGGCGAGCCCCGGCGCCGCAACGGGGCGCATCGTCTTCTCGGCGGCGGCCGCGCAAGCCTCGGCCGCGCGGGAAGAGCCCTGCATCCTCGTGCGGCGCGAAACGGCCCCCGAAGATGTGCGCGGCATGCATGCCGCGGTGGCGGTCCTGACCGAGCGGGGCGGCATGACCAGCCACGCCGCCGTGATCGGTCGCGGCATGGGGCGGCCTTGCGTCGTGGGCGCCAGCAAGCTGCGCTTTCATCTCCAGCGCAAGCAGATCGTGGCCGAGGATGGCCGCATCTTCCGCGAAGGCGATATCGTGACCGTGGACGGCACCGCCGGAGAGGTCCTCGCGGGCGCGCCCAAGATGCAGGCAGCACGGCTCGATGATGCGTTCCGGACGTTGCTGAAATGGGCCGATGAAGAACGCGATCTGCGCATTCGCGTGAATGCCGACACGGTCGCCGATGCCGAAACGGCCCGCGCCTTCGCGGCGGGTGGCATCGGGCTCTGCCGGACCGAGCACATGTTCTTCGAGCCGGGGCGCCTGACGGTCATGCAGGAGATGATCTTCGCCGCCACGCCCGAGGATCGCCGCGCAGCCCTCGCGCAATTGCTGCCGATCCAGCGCGCAGACTTCACGGAGCTCTTCTCGATCATGTCGGGCAAGCCCGTCTGCATCCGCCTGTTCGACCCGCCGCTCCACGAATTTCTGCCCACCGATCGCGCCGGGCTGCGCGATCTGGCCGAAGCGCTGAACCTGCCGGTCTCGGACGTGACCCGCCGGGTCGAGTCCATGGGCGAATACAATCCCATGCTGGGCCTGCGCGGCGTGCGCCTCGGCATTACGGTGCCCGAGATTTACGACATGCAGGCGCGGGCGATCTTCGAGGCCACGCTCGATGCGAGCCGCGAAGGCGACGACCCGGTCGTACCCGAGATCATGATCCCCCTCGTCTCCGCGCGTCGCGAGATGGAGATCGTGCGCGCGCGCATCGAACAGGTCGCCAGTGCCGTGCGCACCGAACGCGGACGCGACTTCACCTACCGTCTGGGCGTGATGGTCGAGACGCCGCGCGCCTGCCTCATCGCGGGCGAGATCGCGCCGCATGTGGATTTCCTGTCCTTCGGCACGAATGACCTGACGCAGATGACCTACGGGCTGTCACGCGACGATGCCGGGCGCTTCATGAACGATTACGTCCAGCAGCGCGTCTTCGAGGAGGACCCGTTCCACCGGCTCGACCGGCAGGGCGTGGGCGAATTGCTCCGTATCGGGCTGGAACGCGCACGCGCCGCGAACCCGGATGTGATCATCTCGATCTGCGGGGAACATGGCGGGAATCCCGAATCGATTCACTTCTGCCGGACGCTTGGAATGGATTACGCAAGCTGTTCGCCGTTCCGGGTTCCGGTGGCGCGACTGGCTGCCGCACAAGCGGCCATCCAGGATAAAATCGAGCGTTCATAG
- a CDS encoding cell wall hydrolase gives MGRITNLALALIVAALPVHAELKATNMSKVLDQETRSLNAAATTHLQRLVTPAPEGRVKAMQYNRGWLDAQTYRTGGSEWQCLSEALYFEARGETVKGQFAVAEVILNRVDSANYPGSVCGVVNQGASSGRKYACQFSYACDGNPETIHERGAFQRVGKVAKLMLEGAPRNLTEGATHYHTTAVSPRWARKFPMTAQIGVHRFYKEPLRLSQR, from the coding sequence ATGGGTCGCATTACAAATCTGGCACTGGCGCTGATTGTCGCCGCGCTGCCGGTGCATGCCGAACTCAAAGCGACGAACATGAGCAAGGTGCTCGATCAGGAAACCCGCAGCCTGAACGCCGCGGCGACAACGCATCTGCAGCGTCTCGTCACGCCCGCGCCCGAAGGCCGCGTGAAGGCGATGCAATACAACCGCGGCTGGCTCGACGCCCAGACCTACCGCACCGGCGGGTCTGAATGGCAATGCCTGTCCGAAGCGCTCTACTTCGAGGCGCGTGGCGAGACCGTGAAAGGTCAGTTCGCCGTGGCGGAAGTCATCCTGAACCGCGTCGACAGCGCGAACTATCCTGGCTCCGTCTGCGGCGTGGTCAATCAAGGCGCCTCGTCGGGCCGCAAATATGCCTGTCAGTTCAGCTATGCCTGCGACGGCAATCCCGAGACCATCCATGAGCGCGGCGCGTTCCAGCGCGTGGGCAAGGTGGCGAAACTGATGCTCGAAGGCGCACCGCGGAACCTGACGGAAGGCGCCACGCATTACCACACCACCGCGGTCAGCCCCCGTTGGGCGCGCAAATTCCCGATGACCGCGCAAATCGGCGTGCATCGTTTCTACAAAGAGCCGCTCCGCCTGTCTCAGCGCTGA